One window of Psychrobacillus sp. FSL H8-0483 genomic DNA carries:
- the yqeK gene encoding bis(5'-nucleosyl)-tetraphosphatase (symmetrical) YqeK, producing the protein MKFDHVLKQMKDRMPEKRYIHTRGVALTAIHLAEKYGEDTSKAEIAGILHDSVKYADKEWLRAKILSEKMDPTLLNFHHELWHAPVGSYVAKNEFNIDDEDVLQAIKYHTTGRANMSPLEKIIYISDMIEPSRNFPGVDLLREKAEKDLEDAMISCIHHSITFLIGKKQPVFPDSFHCYNDLIQKRGKVKE; encoded by the coding sequence ATGAAATTTGATCATGTATTGAAGCAGATGAAAGATCGTATGCCTGAAAAGCGATATATTCATACAAGAGGTGTCGCACTGACGGCAATTCATCTAGCAGAGAAATATGGGGAAGATACATCGAAGGCAGAAATTGCAGGTATCTTGCATGATAGTGTAAAATATGCAGATAAAGAATGGTTAAGAGCAAAGATTCTTTCTGAGAAGATGGATCCAACTCTATTGAATTTCCACCATGAGCTTTGGCATGCGCCGGTCGGAAGCTATGTAGCAAAAAATGAATTTAACATTGATGATGAAGATGTTTTGCAGGCTATAAAGTATCATACAACTGGTCGTGCAAACATGTCCCCTCTAGAGAAAATCATTTACATCTCCGATATGATTGAGCCAAGCCGCAATTTTCCAGGAGTGGACCTTCTACGAGAAAAAGCAGAAAAAGATTTAGAAGATGCAATGATTAGTTGCATCCACCACAGTATTACATTTTTGATAGGAAAAAAACAGCCGGTATTTCCGGATTCATTTCATTGTTACAATGATTTGATACAAAAGAGAGGAAAAGTGAAAGAATGA
- a CDS encoding ComE operon protein 2 — protein MERITWDQFFMAQSHLLALRSTCTRLAVGATIVRDRRIMAGGYNGSISGGDHCIDHGCYVVDNHCVRTIHAEMNALLQCAKYGITVSGADLYVTHFPCLPCTKSIIQAGISRLYYAQDYKNNTYAIELLEKAGVEVIHVPFDDRKIDFLSDEKIALYMELITKLREKGASSEELAPYETKVAELFGL, from the coding sequence ATGGAGCGAATTACATGGGATCAATTTTTCATGGCGCAAAGCCATTTACTTGCATTAAGAAGTACTTGTACTCGTTTAGCGGTTGGTGCAACAATTGTACGGGATCGTCGAATTATGGCAGGTGGATACAATGGATCCATTTCTGGTGGAGACCACTGTATAGATCATGGATGCTACGTGGTAGATAACCATTGCGTGCGGACAATCCATGCAGAAATGAACGCCTTGTTGCAATGTGCGAAATATGGAATTACGGTAAGTGGAGCAGATTTATACGTGACACATTTTCCGTGTTTACCATGCACTAAATCAATTATTCAAGCTGGGATTTCGCGTCTATATTATGCGCAAGACTACAAAAATAACACTTATGCGATTGAATTGCTAGAAAAAGCAGGAGTGGAAGTAATTCATGTGCCATTTGATGACCGTAAAATTGATTTCTTAAGTGATGAAAAAATTGCACTTTACATGGAGCTTATAACAAAGCTGCGTGAGAAAGGGGCAAGTAGTGAAGAATTGGCACCTTATGAAACGAAGGTGGCTGAATTATTCGGTTTATAA
- a CDS encoding class I SAM-dependent methyltransferase produces MSTYDQFAFIYDSLMADIPYVKYAEWVQYHAPVTAGKRLVDIGCGTGVLSVHFAKAGYEVIGVDLSESMLTVAQNRSLENNTVISFICQSMAEMDGIDGVDVAVIAIDSLNYLETFGEVEQTFQQIFAALATDGQLFFDVHSLYKMDVIYPNGPFTYEDEQVAYIWHTEQGEDEHSIYHDITFFVRDDTGYYERFEESHYQRTYPVEAYVDLLKQVGFSSVTISTSIFGEQEEGAIERYFIHAVK; encoded by the coding sequence ATGTCCACTTACGACCAGTTTGCCTTTATTTATGATTCGTTAATGGCGGATATTCCGTATGTAAAGTATGCAGAATGGGTGCAATATCATGCACCTGTAACTGCAGGGAAACGATTAGTCGATATCGGCTGTGGTACCGGCGTTTTAAGTGTTCATTTTGCGAAAGCTGGTTACGAAGTAATTGGTGTGGATTTATCGGAATCGATGTTAACGGTTGCGCAAAATCGAAGTTTGGAGAATAATACGGTGATTTCTTTTATCTGTCAGTCAATGGCTGAAATGGATGGAATCGACGGTGTGGATGTGGCAGTAATTGCGATTGATTCCCTTAATTATCTCGAGACTTTTGGAGAAGTGGAACAAACTTTTCAACAAATTTTTGCTGCGTTAGCTACAGATGGTCAATTATTTTTTGATGTTCATTCACTTTATAAAATGGATGTCATTTATCCTAATGGTCCATTTACGTATGAAGACGAGCAAGTGGCGTATATTTGGCATACCGAACAAGGTGAAGACGAACATTCTATTTATCATGATATTACATTTTTCGTTCGAGATGATACTGGCTACTATGAACGCTTTGAGGAATCTCATTACCAAAGAACGTACCCCGTGGAAGCATATGTTGACTTGTTAAAACAAGTTGGGTTCTCCTCTGTCACTATTTCTACCTCTATTTTTGGGGAGCAGGAAGAAGGGGCAATTGAACGCTATTTTATCCATGCAGTAAAATAA
- a CDS encoding nicotinate-nucleotide adenylyltransferase, with amino-acid sequence MSKKVGILGGTFNPPHIGHLIIANEVLHALNLDEVRWMPNATPPHKQMDERVTASQRLKMVELAMEGIPYMSVELIELARGGTSYTFDTVELLQKREPETEFFFIIGGDQVEYLPKWYRIDELVKKVQIVGVSRPNTTIESAYPIITLEIPQIDLSSTLVRNRLMNGETTKFLIPDVVRDFIQKEKLYEI; translated from the coding sequence ATGAGTAAAAAAGTAGGGATTTTAGGTGGAACATTTAACCCACCGCATATTGGTCATTTAATCATTGCAAATGAAGTGTTGCATGCATTGAATCTAGATGAAGTAAGATGGATGCCAAATGCAACCCCTCCACATAAACAAATGGACGAGCGTGTGACAGCTAGCCAACGATTAAAAATGGTAGAACTTGCAATGGAAGGAATCCCCTATATGTCAGTTGAATTAATAGAACTTGCACGTGGAGGAACTTCTTATACTTTTGATACGGTGGAACTTTTGCAAAAGCGAGAGCCTGAGACGGAGTTTTTCTTCATCATTGGTGGAGATCAAGTGGAGTATTTACCTAAGTGGTATCGTATTGATGAACTTGTAAAAAAAGTGCAAATTGTCGGTGTATCTAGACCAAATACGACAATTGAATCAGCATATCCTATTATTACATTGGAGATCCCTCAAATTGATTTATCTTCTACCCTCGTTCGAAATCGACTGATGAATGGAGAAACAACTAAGTTTCTAATTCCTGATGTTGTGAGAGATTTCATCCAAAAGGAGAAGTTATATGAAATTTGA
- a CDS encoding helix-hairpin-helix domain-containing protein, producing the protein MLPTTVIAIILFFVIQAQMESASPTADLIQPLPTNESYTEQEETTEYIEDTTIYVEVKGAVHKPGVYELSEGDRVLTAIELAGGYLPASNSKNINHAQRVEDEMVIYVPIEGEEVEELSSSPDQKSSLVNINKAEVAMLTTLPGIGPAKADAIIAYREDVGGFKEKQDLMKVTGIGQKTFEKLEPLITVK; encoded by the coding sequence TTGCTCCCAACAACGGTAATAGCGATTATATTATTTTTCGTTATTCAAGCCCAAATGGAATCAGCATCCCCCACAGCTGATCTAATTCAACCTCTCCCTACCAATGAATCCTATACCGAACAAGAAGAAACAACTGAATATATAGAAGATACGACCATTTATGTCGAAGTGAAAGGTGCTGTTCATAAGCCAGGAGTTTATGAACTATCCGAAGGAGATCGAGTATTAACGGCGATCGAACTAGCTGGAGGTTATTTACCGGCGAGTAATAGTAAAAATATTAACCATGCGCAAAGAGTAGAAGATGAAATGGTTATTTATGTGCCGATAGAAGGAGAAGAAGTAGAGGAACTTTCTTCATCGCCAGATCAAAAGTCCAGTCTTGTTAATATTAATAAAGCAGAAGTAGCGATGCTAACTACTTTACCAGGAATTGGCCCTGCAAAAGCTGATGCTATTATTGCTTATCGAGAAGATGTTGGAGGCTTTAAGGAAAAACAAGATTTAATGAAAGTAACCGGCATCGGACAAAAAACCTTTGAAAAATTAGAACCACTTATTACAGTAAAGTAA
- the rsfS gene encoding ribosome silencing factor has product MTSTQSLVEIAYKAADDKRAEDIVILNMQGVSLLADYFLICHANSDRQVQAIAKELSEQALIAGYNVKRLEGFDEARWILVDMGDVVAHVFHKDERSYYNLERLWGDAPMIEVGQDA; this is encoded by the coding sequence ATGACTTCTACACAATCATTAGTAGAGATTGCTTATAAAGCAGCAGACGATAAACGCGCGGAGGATATCGTAATATTAAATATGCAAGGAGTATCTTTACTTGCAGATTATTTTTTAATTTGCCATGCGAACTCGGATCGTCAAGTTCAAGCGATTGCTAAAGAGCTATCAGAGCAAGCACTTATCGCGGGATATAATGTGAAACGACTAGAGGGCTTCGATGAAGCAAGATGGATTTTAGTAGATATGGGCGATGTTGTGGCACACGTATTCCACAAAGACGAGCGTTCATATTATAACCTAGAACGACTTTGGGGAGATGCACCAATGATCGAAGTTGGGCAAGACGCATAA